One region of Bdellovibrio bacteriovorus genomic DNA includes:
- a CDS encoding methyl-accepting chemotaxis protein — translation MSVARKFAEDTIAYTSNVDELTLLKEEIKALHRAQAVIEFNLDGTILTANENFLGAVGYSLGEIQHNHHAMFCDPEYAKTPEYKSFWENLAKGQFIAGEFKRFGKGGKEIWINASYNPVFDSVGRPFKVIKFATDITKSKRMNADYEGKVAAIGRAQAVIEFNLDGTIINANENFLGAVGYSLGEIQTKHHRMFCEENYANSSEYKSFWEQLARGEFVAGEFKRFGKGGKEIWINASYNPIFDADGKPYKVVKFATDVTQSKMKTAEYEGKIVAIGKAQAVIEFNMDGTIISANENFLKTVGYSSAEIVTKHHRMFCEPEYARSAEYEDFWRKLNRGEFDSGRYLRFGAGGKRIWIQATYNPIMDMNGRPYKVVKFASDITEQVELEQAVKRKAQEDQEKVDLLLTVVNAAANGNLTSEITVNSDDAIGQLAQGLKKMISDLRGVVSQVVTSAHNFGSSSKVIATQSSSVAIGAATLGSTVEEINASIEEFTASISSIADNTRQANELAKVTQKEAEAGNLAIGKSIEAMELINKSSEDISEIIKVISEIASQTNLLAFNAAIEAARAGEHGLGFSVVADEVRKLAERSSQATKEISKLINESVKRVEQGSSISKQAGEAFGKIVAGIEKTTMSISDVNAAAEEQSSAAKYIAIAIQNISTESEKSTAAAESIAHSTQALVDESEELNKTVSRFVV, via the coding sequence ATGAGCGTTGCTAGGAAATTCGCGGAAGACACAATCGCCTATACTTCTAATGTGGACGAATTGACTTTGTTAAAAGAAGAGATCAAAGCGCTCCACCGTGCGCAGGCGGTGATTGAGTTCAACCTCGACGGAACTATTCTTACGGCGAACGAGAACTTTTTAGGGGCCGTAGGTTACTCTCTTGGCGAAATCCAGCACAATCACCACGCCATGTTCTGCGATCCTGAATATGCAAAAACACCCGAATATAAATCCTTTTGGGAAAACTTGGCAAAGGGCCAGTTCATTGCAGGTGAATTCAAGCGTTTCGGTAAAGGCGGTAAAGAAATCTGGATCAACGCTTCCTACAATCCCGTATTTGATTCTGTGGGTCGTCCCTTTAAAGTCATCAAATTTGCCACAGACATCACAAAATCAAAAAGAATGAATGCGGATTACGAAGGCAAGGTGGCCGCGATCGGTCGCGCTCAAGCCGTGATCGAGTTTAATTTGGACGGGACTATCATCAACGCCAACGAAAACTTCTTAGGCGCTGTCGGGTATTCATTAGGTGAAATTCAAACAAAACATCATCGTATGTTCTGCGAAGAAAATTATGCGAACTCTTCGGAATATAAGTCTTTTTGGGAACAGCTAGCTCGCGGTGAATTTGTGGCCGGTGAATTCAAACGCTTCGGTAAAGGCGGCAAAGAGATTTGGATCAATGCTTCGTACAATCCCATCTTTGATGCTGATGGGAAACCCTATAAGGTTGTTAAGTTTGCTACGGATGTCACTCAATCAAAAATGAAGACGGCAGAATACGAAGGTAAGATTGTTGCCATTGGTAAAGCTCAAGCAGTGATTGAATTCAATATGGATGGCACAATCATTTCTGCTAACGAAAACTTCTTAAAGACGGTGGGTTACAGCTCTGCAGAGATCGTGACAAAACACCATCGTATGTTCTGTGAACCTGAATATGCTCGCAGTGCAGAGTATGAAGACTTCTGGAGAAAACTGAATCGTGGAGAGTTTGATTCCGGTCGCTACTTGCGCTTTGGCGCGGGTGGAAAGCGTATTTGGATTCAAGCAACCTACAATCCAATCATGGATATGAACGGACGACCTTATAAAGTCGTCAAGTTTGCATCAGATATCACAGAGCAAGTCGAACTTGAGCAGGCCGTGAAACGCAAAGCTCAGGAAGATCAAGAAAAAGTGGATTTGTTATTGACCGTCGTGAATGCGGCTGCAAATGGAAACTTAACATCAGAGATCACTGTGAATTCAGACGATGCGATCGGGCAGTTGGCCCAGGGGCTTAAAAAAATGATTTCTGACTTGCGTGGGGTTGTTTCGCAAGTAGTCACTTCCGCTCATAATTTCGGTTCGTCTTCGAAGGTGATAGCGACACAAAGTTCTTCTGTCGCTATCGGAGCGGCCACTTTAGGCTCTACTGTTGAAGAAATCAATGCTTCCATCGAGGAGTTCACAGCATCTATCTCATCCATCGCGGATAACACTCGTCAAGCCAATGAACTTGCAAAAGTCACTCAAAAAGAAGCTGAGGCGGGGAACCTTGCGATTGGTAAATCCATTGAAGCAATGGAGTTGATCAATAAATCTTCAGAAGATATCAGCGAAATTATCAAAGTGATCAGTGAAATTGCCAGTCAAACAAACTTGCTCGCTTTCAATGCAGCCATTGAGGCCGCTCGTGCCGGAGAACATGGTTTAGGATTCTCCGTTGTCGCGGATGAGGTCCGTAAACTTGCTGAAAGATCCTCTCAGGCGACGAAAGAAATCTCTAAGCTGATTAATGAGTCCGTCAAACGTGTGGAACAAGGAAGCTCAATTTCGAAACAGGCCGGAGAGGCATTTGGAAAAATCGTGGCAGGTATCGAGAAAACGACTATGTCGATCTCAGACGTGAATGCCGCGGCTGAAGAACAATCGAGTGCGGCTAAATATATCGCCATCGCGATCCAGAATATCTCTACTGAATCCGAAAAATCAACGGCCGCTGCCGAGTCGATTGCGCATTCAACGCAAGCCTTGGTGGATGAATCCGAAGAGCTGAATAAAACCGTTTCCAGATTCGTAGTTTAA
- a CDS encoding TonB-dependent receptor plug domain-containing protein: MKYSSLLLTALLGAAAHAQENIPSFETVVEDVVFNTSNKVVIDEETIKESRAPNITTLLSSQANITVTSTPFQPNSIFIRGGDSSHVMIIVDGVPFYDASTIQRTFNLNSLDIKSVRRIEIIKGGQTVLYGGQALSGVIKIDTIPQEFKTKTGLEGQIGTQNFRDITAVHTEALDENNAFIVRGHGAWRDAESPVLGSSETYARNNWNAEGTYAWKGAVEGNLKALFLQDLNESPASSRVNNRIYDTVDFDQFTRQIGVSSNLRFTQTAWEPRLALSTQNSLRDYDWPTVVPVDNPTGTEEDYGANLRTVRLDFTPYKGDNLTVIGGLSYIYEDFVFRSKGVEQVNTFSEQRGLFLKGDYAWNKDFSLALGGRVENWGDQDPVGTFQVGLTLFEHTKLEVASGYKIPSLFQLYSRYGNPDLKAENANQYSLMQEWNINESQNLSVTLFYSEFSNLLQITGSPGNMKYNNVAKSETRGVDVAYTIRPFTDASVVATYGYQEPRDLENDRWLLRRPLVNGSLRYIQAWGKHSGSVELIGAGTRSDFGATGIVTLPGYVTANAAYSYALNEKMTVYTRLNNLADHRYEETYTYYSEGFNGSLGGEYWF, from the coding sequence GTGAAATACTCGAGTCTCTTACTGACTGCACTTTTAGGCGCTGCCGCGCACGCGCAAGAAAACATCCCGTCTTTCGAAACTGTTGTTGAAGACGTCGTTTTTAATACCTCTAATAAAGTCGTTATCGATGAGGAGACTATTAAAGAATCTCGCGCTCCGAACATCACGACACTGCTTTCAAGCCAGGCCAATATCACCGTGACAAGCACACCTTTTCAACCCAATTCGATCTTCATTCGTGGTGGTGACTCTAGTCATGTGATGATCATTGTTGATGGCGTTCCTTTTTATGATGCCTCGACCATTCAACGCACTTTCAATTTAAACTCACTGGATATTAAATCCGTTCGCCGCATTGAAATCATTAAAGGGGGCCAGACGGTTCTTTACGGTGGCCAGGCCTTAAGTGGCGTGATCAAAATCGACACAATTCCTCAAGAGTTTAAAACAAAGACCGGACTTGAAGGCCAGATCGGCACACAAAATTTCCGCGACATCACCGCCGTTCACACTGAAGCTTTGGATGAAAACAATGCTTTCATCGTACGCGGACATGGCGCGTGGAGAGATGCAGAGTCTCCCGTTTTAGGATCTTCAGAAACCTACGCTCGTAATAACTGGAATGCCGAAGGGACCTATGCTTGGAAAGGAGCGGTGGAAGGAAATCTGAAGGCGCTTTTTCTGCAAGACCTGAACGAATCACCCGCTTCCAGTCGCGTGAACAATCGCATTTACGACACGGTGGACTTTGATCAGTTCACTCGCCAGATCGGTGTTTCGTCGAATTTACGCTTTACTCAAACAGCTTGGGAGCCACGTTTGGCTTTGAGCACACAAAACAGTCTGCGCGATTACGATTGGCCTACTGTGGTTCCCGTGGATAATCCCACAGGGACAGAGGAGGATTATGGCGCAAATCTTCGCACGGTGCGCTTGGATTTTACTCCCTATAAAGGCGACAACCTGACGGTGATCGGTGGCTTGAGCTATATTTATGAAGATTTCGTCTTTAGAAGTAAGGGTGTTGAACAGGTCAATACCTTCTCTGAACAACGTGGCCTTTTCTTAAAAGGCGACTACGCTTGGAACAAGGATTTTTCATTGGCTCTCGGAGGACGTGTTGAAAACTGGGGAGATCAAGACCCGGTGGGCACATTCCAAGTGGGCCTCACCCTCTTTGAACATACAAAACTAGAAGTCGCTTCGGGCTATAAGATCCCTTCGCTGTTCCAATTGTACTCCCGTTACGGCAATCCAGATTTGAAAGCTGAAAATGCCAACCAATACAGCTTGATGCAAGAATGGAACATTAATGAAAGCCAGAATCTTTCCGTGACTTTGTTCTATTCTGAATTTTCAAATCTTCTGCAAATCACGGGTTCCCCGGGCAACATGAAGTACAACAACGTGGCTAAAAGTGAAACTCGCGGTGTCGATGTGGCCTACACGATCCGTCCTTTTACGGACGCTAGCGTCGTGGCAACTTACGGATACCAGGAGCCTCGCGATTTAGAAAACGACCGCTGGTTGCTTCGTCGCCCTCTGGTCAATGGCAGTCTTCGCTATATTCAGGCTTGGGGAAAACATTCCGGTTCAGTGGAATTGATTGGCGCGGGCACACGTTCTGACTTCGGCGCTACGGGTATTGTGACTTTACCTGGATATGTAACAGCCAATGCGGCTTACTCTTACGCACTCAATGAAAAGATGACGGTGTACACTCGTTTAAACAATCTAGCGGATCACCGCTATGAAGAGACTTACACGTATTACTCTGAAGGATTTAATGGTTCTTTAGGTGGGGAATACTGGTTCTAA
- a CDS encoding energy transducer TonB: MKLSYWIILSVALHLLAVTALHWGSTPVSSDIIEVVDLTVMNAPLSGGSSQNKLAAPATSQPKVHPSTSTASEKAMKAQDTAADVAQDGPGDGTSTSSSEFGGGTASYSEITRFPKVKKEIKAQYPEEAKKSGIDGPVVLEIIIDKLGQVREVQLISGPGHGLNESAIEALKKFEFQPAFKGEESVAVKIRYTYRFKLEVN; this comes from the coding sequence TTGAAACTTTCATATTGGATTATATTATCAGTTGCCTTGCATTTATTGGCGGTCACCGCCTTGCACTGGGGTTCCACTCCCGTGTCCTCAGATATTATTGAGGTCGTCGATCTGACGGTGATGAATGCGCCGCTGAGTGGGGGCTCTTCTCAGAACAAACTAGCGGCCCCCGCCACTTCTCAACCAAAAGTTCATCCTTCCACAAGCACGGCATCAGAAAAAGCGATGAAAGCACAAGACACGGCAGCAGATGTCGCGCAAGACGGTCCCGGCGATGGGACCTCCACCTCAAGCAGTGAATTTGGCGGTGGAACGGCAAGCTATAGCGAGATCACCCGATTTCCCAAGGTGAAAAAAGAAATCAAAGCTCAATATCCCGAAGAAGCCAAAAAATCAGGCATTGATGGGCCGGTCGTCTTAGAAATTATCATCGACAAACTGGGTCAAGTGCGTGAAGTTCAACTTATCAGCGGCCCCGGCCATGGTTTGAATGAATCCGCCATCGAAGCCTTGAAAAAATTCGAATTTCAACCAGCTTTCAAAGGCGAAGAATCTGTTGCCGTCAAGATCCGCTACACCTATAGATTTAAATTAGAAGTTAACTAG
- a CDS encoding chemotaxis protein CheW: protein MDAVSGQKKLRTASTQMFASFRLSDTELAVSISSLQEVVNFPDKVSRVPLAPEYLTGLFNLRGIVVPIVDMAKLLDLPTTAGQDNKKVAIINIHKVRIGLLFDATSEMLNVSEDNISWMDEKIEGPKSVVRGVLKLNGGDRIIEVIDPALLIKIENIPQILEQAQTSERTEVVKKKSKRSQCISFKSGGLEFGLKISGISEIIKVPEIKRSVLAVDHCIGMVNLRGTIIPILDFQMFLKLQKPEAVPELEERRIVILKLDKVQVGFLVDCVDSIVTFFEEDILPVPMFKQEKVEMMQGLVCPQPDLHILLLKETQILSDQEILAITRGHQTLYGKKEESAKEHQKRASDRKPYLSFRLKHMLSTRLGAVDEIAKYTDDMVCPPGYPDYIAGMMNMRGEVVMVVDLRVFYGMTALSDRSQSRVLIVKGERAKYGLLVDEVDAINTLDEGMKLRIPAVLTPQANKDLQGDIKEVVEMNDALGNKRTLMIFEVAEFVKKIEAQAAGVPAAS, encoded by the coding sequence ATGGATGCAGTATCTGGACAAAAAAAGCTACGGACCGCGAGCACTCAGATGTTCGCGTCCTTTCGCTTAAGTGACACGGAACTGGCTGTCTCTATTTCTTCTCTTCAGGAAGTGGTGAACTTTCCTGACAAAGTGTCCCGCGTACCTTTGGCTCCAGAATATCTGACGGGGTTGTTCAATCTTCGCGGCATTGTTGTGCCTATCGTAGATATGGCGAAGCTTTTGGACCTTCCGACGACAGCCGGGCAGGATAACAAAAAAGTCGCTATCATAAATATCCATAAAGTGCGCATCGGCCTTCTTTTTGACGCGACTTCTGAAATGCTCAATGTCAGTGAAGACAATATATCTTGGATGGATGAAAAAATAGAGGGCCCCAAGTCCGTCGTCAGAGGCGTTTTAAAGTTGAATGGCGGGGACCGTATTATTGAGGTCATTGATCCTGCGCTGCTGATTAAAATTGAAAACATTCCGCAGATTTTAGAGCAGGCTCAAACTTCAGAACGCACCGAGGTCGTAAAGAAGAAGTCAAAGCGATCTCAGTGCATCAGTTTTAAATCAGGCGGCCTGGAATTTGGCTTAAAAATCTCTGGCATCAGTGAAATTATCAAAGTTCCCGAAATCAAACGAAGTGTTCTTGCCGTCGATCATTGTATCGGCATGGTTAATTTGCGCGGTACGATCATTCCCATTTTAGACTTTCAGATGTTTCTAAAGCTTCAAAAGCCGGAAGCCGTCCCCGAGCTTGAAGAACGCCGTATTGTGATTTTGAAGCTTGATAAAGTTCAAGTGGGATTCCTGGTTGATTGTGTTGACAGCATTGTGACGTTCTTTGAAGAGGACATTTTGCCAGTGCCGATGTTCAAGCAAGAAAAAGTGGAGATGATGCAGGGACTGGTATGCCCGCAGCCGGATCTGCATATTTTGCTTCTTAAAGAAACTCAAATCCTTTCAGATCAAGAGATCTTAGCGATCACGCGAGGTCACCAAACGCTTTACGGCAAAAAAGAAGAAAGTGCGAAGGAACATCAGAAAAGAGCCAGTGACCGAAAACCCTATTTATCTTTCCGTCTAAAACACATGCTTTCGACGCGTTTAGGGGCGGTCGACGAGATTGCCAAATACACCGACGACATGGTTTGTCCTCCAGGCTATCCAGACTATATAGCCGGTATGATGAATATGCGTGGGGAAGTTGTGATGGTTGTGGATCTTCGCGTTTTCTACGGAATGACAGCATTATCGGATCGCAGTCAGTCGCGCGTTTTGATTGTAAAAGGAGAGCGAGCGAAGTACGGACTTCTTGTAGATGAAGTCGATGCGATCAACACGCTGGATGAAGGAATGAAACTGCGTATTCCCGCGGTACTCACTCCGCAAGCCAATAAAGATCTTCAAGGTGACATTAAGGAAGTAGTAGAGATGAATGACGCCTTGGGAAACAAACGCACCTTGATGATTTTTGAAGTGGCGGAATTTGTTAAAAAAATTGAGGCGCAAGCCGCGGGTGTTCCCGCGGCCTCTTAG